One segment of Nitrosopumilus sp. DNA contains the following:
- a CDS encoding phosphomannomutase, translating into MKKTISGIRGIFGEDLNLKDVLQFCNNFSSLIKSKKCAIGMDTRPSGAMIKDTASAALMKNGIDVFNLGLAPTPVIFRESRFYQAGIVISSSHNPIEWNGMKFIIDGRGINENELPEILKNQEISISEFGTEKNISTSYIEDAKKIIGDIENKPKIAVDIGGGAAKDFAPKLLTEIGCQVQTINENLDNSSRGPDPTTDGLSELILASTKNEIGFAFDLDGDRLVVVRNGKKQIPDVTLGLGVAKSLELGYKNFVLSIDTSVSIEKFIKESGGTVNRSKVGEANVIDMMLQTKAQAGGEGSSGGFILPEFNFCRDGILTSGLISSMLGNSNFKEILDFMERYQQIREKIEVDSEFHDKVIEDIRDKFSKEYSDADTLDGIKGIIDEDSWVLIRKSNTEDIIRVSAESNDKVKCENIIKDTLELVKQSYEKIR; encoded by the coding sequence TTGAAGAAAACTATTTCTGGAATTAGAGGAATTTTTGGCGAAGATCTCAATCTTAAAGACGTATTACAATTTTGTAATAATTTTTCATCTCTAATTAAATCAAAAAAATGTGCAATCGGTATGGATACCAGACCATCAGGTGCCATGATAAAAGATACGGCAAGTGCAGCATTGATGAAAAATGGAATTGACGTATTTAATTTAGGATTAGCTCCAACCCCAGTAATTTTTAGAGAATCAAGATTTTATCAAGCAGGAATTGTGATTTCATCATCGCACAACCCAATAGAATGGAATGGGATGAAATTCATAATTGATGGACGTGGAATTAATGAAAATGAATTACCAGAGATTTTAAAAAATCAAGAAATTAGTATTTCAGAATTTGGAACTGAGAAGAATATTTCAACATCATACATTGAGGATGCAAAAAAAATAATCGGAGATATTGAAAATAAACCTAAAATTGCAGTAGATATTGGGGGTGGGGCTGCAAAGGATTTTGCCCCAAAACTACTAACTGAGATAGGGTGTCAAGTACAAACCATTAATGAAAATCTAGATAATTCCTCAAGAGGGCCAGATCCAACTACAGATGGGTTATCAGAATTGATTTTAGCATCCACAAAAAACGAAATTGGATTTGCTTTTGACTTGGATGGAGATCGTTTAGTGGTAGTTAGAAATGGCAAAAAACAGATACCAGATGTAACATTAGGATTAGGTGTTGCAAAATCTCTTGAATTAGGTTACAAGAATTTTGTTCTAAGTATTGATACTAGTGTGTCCATTGAAAAATTCATCAAAGAAAGTGGTGGTACTGTAAATAGATCTAAAGTAGGTGAAGCAAATGTGATAGATATGATGCTGCAAACTAAAGCTCAAGCAGGTGGAGAAGGGAGTAGTGGTGGTTTTATTTTACCAGAGTTTAATTTTTGTAGAGATGGAATACTAACCAGTGGTTTAATTTCTTCAATGCTTGGAAATTCAAATTTTAAAGAAATTTTAGACTTTATGGAAAGATATCAACAAATCAGAGAAAAAATTGAAGTTGATTCAGAGTTTCATGACAAAGTCATTGAAGATATCAGGGATAAATTTTCAAAAGAATATTCAGATGCGGATACTTTAGATGGAATAAAAGGAATAATTGACGAGGATAGCTGGGTGTTAATTAGAAAATCAAATACTGAAGATATTATCAGAGTTTCAGCAGAATCAAATGATAAAGTAAAGTGTGAGAATATAATCAAAGACACATTAGAACTGGTGAAACAAAGTTATGAAAAAATTAGATGA
- a CDS encoding 30S ribosomal protein S11, with the protein MSETEAKVEEVPVEEEEIVEEVKSEAEVESKAQPETKKEGPDKWGIAHIYSSYNNTIIHMTDLTGAETVAISSGGIHVNADRYESSPFAAMKAANAVVESARTKGFTGFHIRVRAVGGVGSRVPGPGAQAAIRALARGGFKIGRIDDVTPIPHDTTRKKGGKRGRRV; encoded by the coding sequence TTGTCAGAAACTGAAGCAAAAGTTGAGGAAGTTCCAGTTGAGGAAGAGGAAATAGTCGAGGAAGTAAAATCTGAGGCTGAAGTAGAATCAAAAGCTCAACCAGAGACCAAAAAAGAGGGTCCTGATAAATGGGGAATTGCCCATATTTACAGTAGTTACAATAATACTATTATCCACATGACAGATCTAACCGGTGCAGAAACTGTTGCCATTAGTTCTGGCGGAATTCATGTTAATGCAGATAGATACGAATCATCACCATTTGCAGCAATGAAGGCAGCAAATGCAGTTGTTGAATCTGCAAGAACAAAGGGATTCACTGGATTTCACATCAGAGTTCGTGCTGTTGGAGGAGTTGGTTCTAGAGTTCCAGGACCTGGTGCACAAGCAGCAATTAGAGCACTAGCAAGAGGCGGATTTAAAATTGGAAGAATCGATGATGTCACACCTATTCCTCACGATACCACCAGAAAGAAAGGTGGAAAACGAGGAAGAAGAGTCTAG
- a CDS encoding winged helix-turn-helix domain-containing protein, whose product MQIVADLLTATQQSGQEGIKTTSLLTKANLSHSRLSKFLENLTGAGLINKIEFDGKNTFVITAKGRQYLDSYVNFSSIAESFGLEL is encoded by the coding sequence ATGCAAATAGTTGCAGATCTGCTTACTGCCACACAACAATCTGGCCAAGAAGGCATCAAGACTACATCTCTTCTTACAAAGGCAAACTTATCACATTCAAGATTATCCAAATTCCTAGAAAACTTGACAGGAGCAGGATTAATCAATAAAATTGAATTTGATGGAAAAAATACTTTTGTGATCACTGCAAAAGGTAGACAATATTTGGATTCTTATGTAAATTTCTCCAGTATTGCTGAATCATTTGGATTAGAACTTTAA
- the thiL gene encoding thiamine-phosphate kinase, which produces MKKLDEESIIKIIQGKLGNKKFVSEDVEIFNLGKTKIVSKMDTLVESTDIPPQMKLRNAARKSIVACVSDFAAKGVCPQYGIISINLPNSITRSKIDQISNGFKSACDEYGIKILGGDTNAGKEFVFNVCIFGKSDSIIRRNGSKKGDLVFVTGPFGYTSAGLSILLEKKKIHGKFAKKAIDSVLYPKAKLRFGLKNKKYFSSSMDSSDGLSTTLNELSKQSKTKFIINNIPAKKELEDYANSQKTDLKKLVFHGGEEYDFVFTINPKYRTIILKNAKLLGTEIIEVGYVTNGSGVYIVENDKLVKLKDLGWKHFR; this is translated from the coding sequence ATGAAAAAATTAGATGAAGAATCAATAATTAAAATAATTCAAGGGAAATTAGGAAATAAAAAATTTGTCTCTGAAGATGTGGAGATTTTTAATTTAGGCAAAACCAAAATTGTTTCAAAAATGGACACCCTAGTAGAAAGTACAGATATTCCCCCTCAAATGAAACTAAGAAATGCTGCAAGAAAGAGTATTGTAGCATGTGTAAGTGATTTTGCTGCAAAAGGGGTTTGTCCTCAATATGGAATCATATCAATAAATTTGCCAAACTCAATTACACGCTCAAAAATTGATCAAATTTCGAATGGATTCAAATCGGCATGTGATGAATATGGTATTAAAATTCTTGGAGGAGATACTAATGCGGGAAAGGAATTTGTGTTTAATGTTTGCATTTTTGGAAAATCGGATTCCATAATCAGAAGAAATGGTTCAAAAAAAGGAGATTTGGTGTTTGTCACTGGTCCGTTTGGATATACATCTGCTGGATTAAGCATATTGCTAGAGAAAAAGAAGATTCACGGGAAATTTGCTAAAAAGGCAATTGATTCAGTCCTTTATCCCAAAGCCAAACTGAGGTTTGGATTAAAGAATAAAAAATATTTCTCATCATCTATGGATTCCAGTGATGGTCTATCCACGACATTAAATGAGTTATCAAAGCAAAGTAAAACTAAATTCATAATAAACAACATCCCTGCAAAAAAAGAATTAGAAGACTATGCAAATTCACAAAAAACTGATTTGAAAAAATTAGTATTTCATGGAGGAGAAGAGTATGATTTTGTATTTACGATAAACCCAAAATACCGAACCATAATTCTAAAAAATGCCAAATTACTAGGAACAGAGATTATTGAAGTCGGTTATGTAACTAATGGTAGTGGAGTGTATATTGTAGAGAATGACAAATTGGTAAAATTAAAAGATCTAGGCTGGAAACATTTTAGATAA